The genome window CGCCGGCCGTGCCGAGGGCCACGCCGTACGCGAGGTCGGGGACGAGCGGGCCGTGCGCCTCGACCACCTGGGAGAGCGGGGGCCCGGGGATGTACTCGGTGACCAGGTACGGGCGGGTCCCGTCGACGCCGTCCTCGATGACCCCGGCCGTGCAGAACGGCACCACGCGCCGGGAGAGCTCCACCTCCGCGGCGAACCGCGCCCGCAGGGTCGGGTCGGCGAGGTGGGCCTCGTGCGGGGTCTTCACCGCGACCAGCCCGTGGCCGGGGTGCTCGGCGAGGTAGACCACGCCCATGCCGCCCGCGCCGAGCCGGCCGAGGAGCGGGTAGCGCCCGACGGCGACGGGGTCACCCGCGGTGAGCGGGCGTACACCGGGAGGCATGCCGCCAGGGAAGCCTGCACCGCCACGCGCCATCCGGAAGCCACCCTCTCAGGAAGTACCCGCACAGCACACTGTGGCCCGTCGGCCCCGGGGCGCGCCGCCGAGTGGCGCGGAGATGCCGGGTTAGGTAAGGCCAATGGCACCCGCAGGTAAGGAACTTCCGGAACCGCGCAGCTCACATACCGTGCAAATGAGACACGGGCTTGGGTGCGGCCGGCGGCGGGTGGGCGGGGCGTCGGCCAGGGCGCCGATCTCGGACGGGTGAGGGTACGGCCGGCGGCGGGTGGGCGCGGCCCGCTCGGTCACGCCGCCTCGGCGCCGGAGGCCGCCAGGAACTTCTCCACCGCGCCGAGGAACCGTTCGATGTGCCCGAAGATCCGCCGCGCCTCGGGGAGCACGTCGGAGAAGATCGGGAACACGTGCGGCATGCGGTGCCACTCCTCGTACCGCACCGGCACCCCGCTCCGCCGGGCGCGGTCGGCGACCCGCCGCGCCTCGCCGCGGAGGATCTCCGTGCTGCCGGTGACGATCATGAGGGGTGGCACGCCCGTGTAGTCGCCGTAGACCGGTGAGATGAGGGGGTCGCGGGGGTCGCGGCCGTCCGTCCACCGGCGGGCGAGCCAGTCGATCCGGCTCGCCGGGAGCATGGGGTCGGCCCACCGGTTCTCCCGGCGCGGGGGGACGGTCAGGTCGGCCCACGGGGACAGGCAGATGCCGGCGGCGGGGAGCGGCATCCCCTCGTCCCGCAGGGCGAGCAGGGTGGCGAGGGTGAGGTGGCCGCCGGCCGAGTCACCGGCGATCACGATGTCCTTCGGGCGGTGCCCGGCGTCGAGCAGCCCCTGGTACGCGGCGAGCGCGTCGGCGAGCGACTCGGTGAGGGTGTGCGACGGGCCCTGCCGGTAGTCGAGCGAGAGCACCGGGCGCCGCGCGGCCGCCGACAGCCGCCAGGTGATCGGGCGGTGGGTGGCCGGGGAGCAGACGAAGTACGCGCCGCCGTGGAAGTAGAGCACCACCTTGTCCTCGTCGAGGTCGGCGGCGCCCCGCACCCACTCGGCCCGGCACCCGCCGATCTCGTCGGGGACGATCGATACGTGACCGGGCAGGAACCGGGAGAGGTGCTCGCTCAGGCCGAGCAGCTCCCGGGCGACCACCATCCCGGGCGTGTTCCGGACGAGGACGGCGGTGACGGGCTTCATCGTCCCCCGGAGGAGCCCGTTGAGCACGGTCGTCTGCCAACTGACGGGATATTTTGGAAAAATATCCACATTCAGCTCATCAGTCACGCAACCCTCCCAAAAGGGACGTTCCCGGGTTGGCAACGGTTCTACCGGCCGGTAGGTTACGAGATATTCACAATAAGGTTTCTTTATTGTAACACCAGCAGGTCAGCGGCTATGGCCCCACAGGAGATCCGGCCGCGTTCCCGGGAGCGCGGCGGCCGGATCCCGGGCGCGGCACCGGTGCGGCCCGCCGCCACGGGGCCCGCGAGCAGGGCCACCCCGGCCGAGCGGAACCCTGGAAGAACCGCCGCCTCGGCCCCGTCGCGCGGCCGGTCCCTCACGGTCGGGCGATGCGGCGACGAGCGGCACCCGCGTGACCGGCTCCGCCTGCACCGGCTCGCCGCCCTCGGGGACGAAGGGGCCGAGGGCTCGGGCTGAGCCGGGCCGGCCGGACCGCCGCCGCGGGATCCGGGGAGGCGGCGAGCACCCCGGCCGCGTCGCACGCCTGGAAGGGCCACCGCCGTGGGCACCGGGGAGGCAGGCCGCCGCGCGCTCCAGGAACGCCGAGAACCGAGCCGTGGGCCCCAGGGAGGTAGGAGGGCGGAAAACCGGGTATGGCTGGTCCCGTTCCAGCACTCCGCCGTGATCATCCGCCGTGCGGGCGGCCGCATCGGGTGCAGGGGGCCTTGCAGCATGACCTCGCAGCGGTACCGGCGCGTCATCGTCGGCTTCGACGGATCTCCGGCGGCCGTGGCGGCGCTCGACTGGGCGTCGGCGGAGGCTCGCCTGCACGGCGCGTCCCTGGTCATCTGCACGGTGGTGCCGGACGGCCAGGAGCCGGCCACCTCGGACGCCCTCGCCACGCTGCGCCGCTCGGTGCAGGAGCTCATCGGCGGCGAGCCCGAGGTCCGCTGCGTGCCGGGCTCGCCCGCGGTCGCGCTCATCACCGCCTGCACCCCGTCGGACCTGCTCGTGCTCGGCGCCCATGGCCGCAGCGCGCGCTCGCCGGCGTGCTCCTGGGGTCGGTCAGCCGCGCGTGCCTGCACCGCGCCCCCTGCCCGGTGGCGGTGGTCCCGGCCACCGGAGAGCGGCCGCGGCACGACCGGGTGATCGCCGCGGTGGACGGCTCCGGGCCGTCCCGCCGGGCGTTGCGCGCGGCCGCGATCGAGGCCGAGCTCCGCGGGGCCTCGCTGCGGGTGGTGCACGCCGTGCACTGGGAGCCGCTCGGGGTGGAGTGGATCACCCCCACCAAGGAGCAGCTCGTGGCCTGGGGGGAGCGCCTGGTCGCCGCCGAGCTGGCCGCGACGGGCGTGCGCGCGATCACCGAGGTCGTGCACGGTCATCCCAAGGAGGTCCTGATCCAGGCCGCCCAGGAGGCCGATCTCCTCGTTTTGGGGCACCGTGGCCGCAACCCGCTCGCCGGGCTGCTGCTCGGCTCCACCAGCGAGCACTGCGCCCGCCACGCCCCGTGCCCGGTCATCGTCGTACGGCCGCCGCAGGACTGAGCCACCGGACGCCATGGACAGGCCTCGCAAGGACGCGGGCCCCGGCACGGTCGCCCGGGCCGACGCCCCGCGCCCCGCGCCCCACGAGCTGGCGCCCCATGAGGTGGTGCTCATCCACGGCAGCGACCTCGACCGCGGCCTGGACGAGCACGAGGCGCGAGACCGGCTGGAGCGGTACGGGCCGAACGTGCTGCCGCGGGCCGATACGGCCGGGTGGCCCGTCCGCTGGCTCCGCCAGTTCCACCACCCGCTGATCTACATCCTGCTCGCCTCCGCGGCGATCACGCTGCTCCTCGGCGACCTGGTGGACTCCGCGGTCATCCTCGCGGTCCTGCTGGTCAACGCGGTGGTCGGCTTCGTCCAGGAGTCCAGGGCGGAGGCCGCGCTGGACGAGCTGCGGGCGATGGCCCGCACCCGGGCGCGGGTGGTCCGCGGCGGGCGCGTGGCCGAGGTGCCCTCCGAGGAGCTCGTCCCGGGCGACCTCGTCCTCCTGGAGGCCGGGGACAAGGTCCCCGCCGACCTGCGGCTGGTGCGGGTCGCCGAGCTGTGCGCCGACGAGTCGGCGCTGACCGGTGAGTCGGTCCCGGTGGCCAAGGACGAGGTCGTGCTGCCGCAGGCGACCCCGGTCACCGACCGGCGCAACATGGTCTACTCCGGCACGGTGATCACCTCGGGCACCGCGACCGGCATCGTGGTCGCCACCGGCGCCGAGACCGAGCTGGGCAGGATCCACCGCTTCGTGACCGAGGCCGAACCCCTCGCCACCCCGCTCACGCGCAAGATCGCCCGGTTCAGCGCGATCCTGACCGCGGCCATCCTCGCCCTCTCGGCGCTCACCTTCGCGGTCGGCATGGTCCGCGGCGAGCCGGTCAAGGAGACGTTCATCGCGGCGGTCGCCCTGGCCGTCGCCGCGATCCCCGAGGGCCTGCCCGCGGTCGTCACCATCACCCTCGCCATCGGCGTCTCCCGCATGGCCGCGCGCCGGGCCGTGATCCGGCGGCTGCCCGCGGTCGAGACCCTCGGCAGCACCACGGTGATCTGCACCGACAAGACCGGCACGCTGACCGAGAACCGGATGACGGTGCGCGTCATCCGGACCCCGGACCGCACGGTGACGGTGACCGGAGCGGGGTACGCCCCCGTGGGCGAGCTGGTCGACGAGGACGGGCGGCGCGCCGACCTCGGCGAGGACGCGGCGCTGCGCTGGTCGCTGCTGGCCGGGGCCTGCTGCAACGACGCGGCGTTCCTCGGGGACCGCGCGTCCGTGGCGGGCGATCCGACCGAGGCCGCCATGCTCGTCGCCGCCGACAAGGCCGGGCTGGGACACGAGCACGCGCGGGCCCGCTTCCCGCGGATCGCCGAGCAGCCGTTCCGCCCCGAGCGCCGGTACATGGCCACCCTGCACGAGACGCCGGACCGTCCCGGTGAGTGGATCGTGTTCGTCAAGGGGGCGACCGAGCGGCTGGTGCGGATGTGCGCCTGGGAGATGATGGCCGGCGGCGAGTGCCGCCCGCTCGACGCCGGAGCCGCGCTGCGCTCCGCCGAGGAGCTGGCCGGGCAGGGGCTGCGCGTGCTGGCCACGGCGATGTGCCGGGTGCCCGCCACGGCCGGGCCGGAGGAGAGCCTGGACGCGGCCCTCCGGGCGGGGACGCTGGTCTTCACCGGCATGCAGGCGATGCTCGACCCGCCCCGGCCCGGGGCGGTCCGCGCGGTGCGCGCCTGCCGGGACGCGGGCATCTCGGTCAAGATGATCACGGGCGACCACGCCACCACCGCGGCGGCGGTCGCCCGCCGGATCGGCATCCTGCCGGGCGGGGACGTGCTCACCGGGGAGGACCTGGCCCGGCTCACCGGCCCGGAGTTCTCCGCCGCGGTCGAGCGAGCCGCGGTGTTCGCCCGGGTCTCCCCGGAGCAGAAGCTCCGCCTGGTCGTGGCGCTGCAGGAGCGGCGTCACGTGGTCGCGATGACCGGCGACGGCGTGAACGACGCGCCGGCGCTGCGGCGGGCCGACATCGGCATCGCGATGGGCCGGAGCGGCACCGAGGTCGCCAAGGACGCGGCCGACATGGTGCTCACCGACGACGACTTCGCGAGCATCGAGGCCGCCGCGGAGGAGGGCCGCGGCGTCTTCGACAACCTCACCAAGTTCATCGTGTGGACCCTGCCCACCAACGCCGGCCAGGGCCTGGTCATCCTGGTGGCCATCCTGTTCGGCCTGACCCTGCCGATGCTGCCGCTGCAGATCCTCTGGATCAACATGATCACGGCGGTGACGCTCGGCCTCACCCTCGCCTTCGAACCGAAGGAGCCCGGCATCATGCGCCGGCCGCCGCGCGACCCCGGGCGGCCCCTCCTCACCGGCGCCCTGGTGGTCCGCATCCTGCTAGTGGCCGGGCTGATGATCGCGGGCGCGCTGTGGCTGTTCGAGTGGGAGCTGCGCCGCGGCGCCGGCCTCGCCGAGGCCCGGACCGCCGCGGTCAACCTGTTCGTCATGGTGGAGCTGTGCTACCTGTTCAACTGCCGCTCCCTCACGCTGCCGGTGTGGCGGGTGGGCCTGTTCAGCAACCGCTGGTCGCTGGCCG of Thermobispora bispora DSM 43833 contains these proteins:
- a CDS encoding cation-translocating P-type ATPase — translated: MDRPRKDAGPGTVARADAPRPAPHELAPHEVVLIHGSDLDRGLDEHEARDRLERYGPNVLPRADTAGWPVRWLRQFHHPLIYILLASAAITLLLGDLVDSAVILAVLLVNAVVGFVQESRAEAALDELRAMARTRARVVRGGRVAEVPSEELVPGDLVLLEAGDKVPADLRLVRVAELCADESALTGESVPVAKDEVVLPQATPVTDRRNMVYSGTVITSGTATGIVVATGAETELGRIHRFVTEAEPLATPLTRKIARFSAILTAAILALSALTFAVGMVRGEPVKETFIAAVALAVAAIPEGLPAVVTITLAIGVSRMAARRAVIRRLPAVETLGSTTVICTDKTGTLTENRMTVRVIRTPDRTVTVTGAGYAPVGELVDEDGRRADLGEDAALRWSLLAGACCNDAAFLGDRASVAGDPTEAAMLVAADKAGLGHEHARARFPRIAEQPFRPERRYMATLHETPDRPGEWIVFVKGATERLVRMCAWEMMAGGECRPLDAGAALRSAEELAGQGLRVLATAMCRVPATAGPEESLDAALRAGTLVFTGMQAMLDPPRPGAVRAVRACRDAGISVKMITGDHATTAAAVARRIGILPGGDVLTGEDLARLTGPEFSAAVERAAVFARVSPEQKLRLVVALQERRHVVAMTGDGVNDAPALRRADIGIAMGRSGTEVAKDAADMVLTDDDFASIEAAAEEGRGVFDNLTKFIVWTLPTNAGQGLVILVAILFGLTLPMLPLQILWINMITAVTLGLTLAFEPKEPGIMRRPPRDPGRPLLTGALVVRILLVAGLMIAGALWLFEWELRRGAGLAEARTAAVNLFVMVELCYLFNCRSLTLPVWRVGLFSNRWSLAGVAAQILAQLALTYLPVMNRLFHTAPIGLDAWLRVLALAGAATLIVAVDKRLRGMHL
- a CDS encoding alpha/beta hydrolase fold domain-containing protein → MTDELNVDIFPKYPVSWQTTVLNGLLRGTMKPVTAVLVRNTPGMVVARELLGLSEHLSRFLPGHVSIVPDEIGGCRAEWVRGAADLDEDKVVLYFHGGAYFVCSPATHRPITWRLSAAARRPVLSLDYRQGPSHTLTESLADALAAYQGLLDAGHRPKDIVIAGDSAGGHLTLATLLALRDEGMPLPAAGICLSPWADLTVPPRRENRWADPMLPASRIDWLARRWTDGRDPRDPLISPVYGDYTGVPPLMIVTGSTEILRGEARRVADRARRSGVPVRYEEWHRMPHVFPIFSDVLPEARRIFGHIERFLGAVEKFLAASGAEAA
- a CDS encoding universal stress protein; protein product: MLLGSVSRACLHRAPCPVAVVPATGERPRHDRVIAAVDGSGPSRRALRAAAIEAELRGASLRVVHAVHWEPLGVEWITPTKEQLVAWGERLVAAELAATGVRAITEVVHGHPKEVLIQAAQEADLLVLGHRGRNPLAGLLLGSTSEHCARHAPCPVIVVRPPQD
- a CDS encoding universal stress protein, with the translated sequence MTSQRYRRVIVGFDGSPAAVAALDWASAEARLHGASLVICTVVPDGQEPATSDALATLRRSVQELIGGEPEVRCVPGSPAVALITACTPSDLLVLGAHGRSARSPACSWGRSAARACTAPPARWRWSRPPESGRGTTG